From Nitrospira sp., the proteins below share one genomic window:
- a CDS encoding sigma-54 dependent transcriptional regulator produces the protein MMPMTILIVDDEPLMRLSIVDALEAVGHEVSAAATGTEGIEQVRQRGFDLVITDLRLPGADGLAVLKAAKEASAQTEVVMITAHGSVETAVGAMKLGAFDYITKPFNMDELLLIVERVGTVVALRKENQDLKATLENKFSFGGILGANTKMRAVLEKIKMVAATDSTVLILGESGTGKELAANAVHQNSPRRDYPLIKVSCAALPETLLEAELFGHEKGAFTGALRQRRGRFEMANRGTLFLDEIGEISPIVQVKLLRVLQERKFERVGSNQTIDVDVRLVCATQKDLRKEVAAGRFRDDLFYRLNVVQVVVPPLRERQEDIAVIADHVLQTCSEKMNKKLRGFSQPARELLLRYSYPGNVRELENMVERAVALGRDREPIQPADLCGFQTCPYLGGEPQESCGFCHEGLSGGGKKKDVPLTALSTAREGFEKEYILSVLERVEGSRTTASKILGLSRKALWEKCKRYGIPSAHSEGEEDEG, from the coding sequence ATGATGCCGATGACCATTCTGATCGTCGATGACGAACCCTTGATGCGCCTGTCCATCGTGGACGCCCTTGAAGCGGTGGGGCATGAGGTGAGCGCGGCGGCGACCGGCACCGAGGGGATCGAGCAGGTGCGGCAGCGCGGGTTCGATCTTGTGATCACGGACCTCCGGCTCCCCGGCGCCGACGGGCTGGCGGTGCTCAAGGCCGCGAAGGAGGCCAGCGCGCAGACGGAAGTGGTGATGATTACCGCGCACGGGTCCGTCGAAACGGCCGTGGGCGCCATGAAGCTGGGGGCGTTCGATTACATTACCAAGCCCTTCAATATGGACGAGCTGCTGTTGATCGTGGAGCGGGTGGGGACGGTGGTGGCGCTGCGCAAAGAGAACCAGGATCTCAAGGCCACCCTGGAGAATAAATTCAGTTTCGGCGGGATTCTCGGCGCGAATACGAAAATGCGCGCGGTGCTGGAGAAGATCAAGATGGTCGCCGCGACGGATTCTACGGTGCTGATCCTCGGCGAGAGCGGCACGGGAAAAGAGCTGGCCGCCAACGCCGTGCATCAGAACAGCCCGCGCCGCGACTATCCGCTGATCAAAGTGAGCTGTGCCGCGCTGCCGGAAACCCTGTTGGAGGCGGAACTGTTCGGCCATGAAAAGGGCGCCTTCACGGGCGCGTTGCGCCAGCGGCGCGGACGGTTCGAAATGGCCAATCGCGGGACGCTGTTCCTCGATGAAATCGGGGAGATCTCCCCCATTGTGCAGGTCAAGCTCCTGAGAGTGCTCCAAGAGCGGAAGTTCGAGCGGGTCGGCAGCAATCAAACCATCGATGTGGATGTGCGGCTCGTGTGCGCGACACAGAAAGACTTGCGGAAGGAAGTCGCGGCGGGCCGCTTCCGTGACGATCTCTTCTACCGCCTGAACGTCGTCCAAGTGGTGGTGCCCCCGTTGCGTGAGCGGCAGGAAGATATCGCGGTAATCGCCGATCATGTGCTGCAGACCTGTTCGGAAAAGATGAACAAGAAACTGCGGGGCTTTTCCCAGCCGGCGCGGGAGCTGCTGTTGCGCTATTCCTATCCGGGGAATGTCCGAGAGCTGGAAAACATGGTCGAGCGGGCGGTGGCACTGGGGCGCGACCGGGAGCCGATTCAACCGGCCGATCTGTGCGGGTTTCAAACCTGTCCGTACTTGGGCGGCGAGCCGCAAGAGTCCTGCGGGTTCTGCCACGAAGGGCTCAGTGGCGGTGGGAAGAAGAAAGACGTGCCGTTGACGGCCCTTTCGACTGCGCGGGAGGGGTTTGAGAAAGAGTACATCCTCTCCGTGCTGGAGCGGGTGGAAGGCAGCAGGACGACCGCGTCGAAAATCCTCGGTCTCTCCCGCAAAGCGCTCTGGGAGAAGTGCAAACGCTACGGCATCCCCTCCGCCCATAGTGAAGGCGAGGAGGACGAGGGCTAG
- a CDS encoding WD40 repeat domain-containing protein — MPEHTMTPPMPNAAQGTQPTTAPTAPIDFLEYWKTDCREIKTFRGHSHGVWAVAFSPDGLTLASGGAERLVRMWDIETGRLLRSLRGHTNDIRAIVYTPDGQTIATASEDRTIRLWNPKTGEPTKLLFTRYDHNVCSLSLSPDGLMLARGSHNKDIKIWEVTTGTELMTLLGKDQYDHHWSVCVAFSPDGIHLASGTDIGKIKVWEVLPSGEEKVLHDGHWQRDNEDSTETRGYFIEDDGGFQKPMDYWIGAMIYTPDGKTLITGSRDKTIKFFEMPKVVETKCLTGHTGWVRSLAVSPDGKVLVSASDDNTIKFWDIAAGRHFKTVKGHTGGVRQVVFSPDGKRLATASWDRTIKLWEGGAEPAE, encoded by the coding sequence GGAAAACCGATTGCCGCGAGATCAAAACCTTTCGCGGCCATTCGCACGGCGTCTGGGCCGTCGCTTTCTCGCCCGACGGATTGACGCTCGCCAGCGGCGGCGCCGAACGCCTCGTCCGCATGTGGGACATCGAAACCGGCCGGCTCCTGCGCTCGCTCCGCGGCCATACCAATGACATCCGCGCCATCGTCTATACCCCGGACGGCCAAACCATCGCGACCGCGAGCGAAGACCGGACCATCCGCTTGTGGAATCCCAAAACCGGCGAACCGACGAAATTGCTCTTTACCCGCTACGACCACAACGTATGCAGCCTCTCCCTGTCGCCCGACGGCCTCATGCTCGCGCGCGGCAGCCACAACAAAGACATCAAAATCTGGGAAGTCACCACCGGCACCGAACTGATGACCCTGCTGGGCAAAGACCAGTACGACCACCATTGGTCCGTATGCGTCGCCTTCTCGCCGGACGGCATCCACCTGGCCAGCGGCACCGACATCGGAAAGATCAAAGTGTGGGAAGTGCTGCCCAGCGGGGAAGAGAAAGTCCTGCACGACGGCCATTGGCAGCGCGACAACGAAGATTCCACGGAAACGCGCGGCTACTTCATCGAAGACGACGGCGGATTCCAAAAACCGATGGATTACTGGATCGGCGCCATGATCTATACCCCGGACGGGAAGACCCTCATCACCGGGAGCCGCGACAAAACCATCAAGTTCTTCGAGATGCCGAAAGTCGTCGAGACCAAATGCCTGACCGGGCACACCGGCTGGGTGAGATCTTTAGCTGTCTCGCCGGACGGGAAAGTCCTGGTCAGCGCCAGTGACGACAACACCATCAAGTTCTGGGATATCGCCGCTGGCCGCCACTTCAAAACCGTGAAGGGCCACACCGGCGGCGTCCGGCAAGTTGTCTTTTCACCAGACGGGAAACGCCTCGCCACCGCCTCCTGGGATCGCACCATCAAGCTGTGGGAAGGCGGAGCGGAACCGGCAGAGTAA